From the Comamonas odontotermitis genome, one window contains:
- a CDS encoding TetR family transcriptional regulator gives MARRTKAEADETRTKLLDAAEEVFFEKGVARASLNEIAQRAGATRGAVYWHFKDKVDVFTAVLSRICTPFEEICDDKYGELSPLARIRHSIYAVFDSMDSDERRRKVFDTALFKLEYVGELESVREGHVESSECSQRKFADDLTLAAMEQGVVMPMTPTEAALGLHSLFVGLIHGWVLNEGNFPLRKIGELSVEAYLSGLGFQRQA, from the coding sequence ATGGCCCGGCGCACAAAGGCAGAAGCGGACGAGACGCGCACCAAGCTGTTGGATGCGGCAGAAGAGGTTTTTTTCGAGAAAGGCGTGGCGCGCGCGTCGCTCAATGAAATCGCGCAACGCGCTGGCGCCACGCGTGGCGCGGTGTATTGGCATTTCAAGGACAAAGTGGATGTCTTCACTGCGGTGCTGTCACGCATATGCACTCCGTTTGAGGAAATCTGCGACGACAAGTACGGTGAACTCTCGCCGCTTGCGCGGATTCGGCACTCCATCTACGCAGTGTTCGACAGCATGGACTCAGACGAGCGGCGACGCAAGGTGTTTGATACAGCGCTTTTCAAGCTGGAATACGTTGGCGAGCTTGAGAGCGTTCGCGAAGGACATGTGGAGAGCTCGGAATGTTCTCAGCGCAAGTTTGCAGATGACCTGACGTTGGCTGCCATGGAGCAGGGCGTTGTAATGCCCATGACGCCGACGGAAGCAGCGCTTGGCCTGCATTCATTGTTTGTGGGGCTCATTCATGGCTGGGTGCTGAATGAAGGTAACTTCCCGTTGCGAAAAATTGGCGAGCTGTCTGTGGAGGCCTACCTCTCGGGTCTGGGCTTTCAGCGCCAGGCTTGA
- a CDS encoding tyrosine-type recombinase/integrase, with protein MPLSDTFVKQTKFSGKPAGDKHSDGGGLYLHVMAAGKYWRLAYRFSGKQKTLALGVYPAVSLAQARRRRDEARQHLAEGTDPAIVKQAQKLAQAMADESTFEAVAREYHGVKKGGWSDKYAVKWLRGLEKDIFPFVGRLQLPDITPPMMLNALRRVEKRGNRDAAHTLAQNSGQVFRYGVQTGRCERNPMPDLQGALEPVVVKHMAAVLEPVKVGELLRAFDSYNGQPITKAALQLSALLFQRPANIRMMEWSWVDLDNAMLTIPSSAMKRTVAQKLNGRPHFVPLAPQAVAILREIRPLTGHRAHVFPSTRGEGRPMSDMTLTAALRRLGYSSEEMTPHGFRAMARTLMIERLPGIHADVIEAQLAHGKSGPLGAAYDRAEFMEQRRKMMNEWADYLDKLKTGSELVRMQA; from the coding sequence ATGCCACTCTCAGATACCTTCGTGAAGCAGACCAAGTTCTCAGGCAAGCCGGCCGGAGACAAGCATAGTGATGGCGGTGGGCTGTACTTGCATGTCATGGCGGCGGGCAAGTACTGGCGCTTGGCATACCGTTTCAGCGGCAAGCAGAAAACGCTGGCGTTGGGCGTTTACCCGGCCGTCTCCCTTGCCCAAGCGCGGCGGCGGCGCGACGAAGCACGACAACATCTGGCAGAAGGTACTGACCCGGCCATAGTCAAGCAAGCACAGAAGCTAGCTCAGGCCATGGCCGACGAAAGCACGTTTGAAGCCGTGGCTCGCGAATACCATGGTGTCAAAAAAGGTGGATGGAGCGATAAGTACGCCGTCAAGTGGCTGAGGGGGTTGGAGAAGGACATATTCCCGTTCGTTGGCCGTCTTCAGCTCCCTGATATCACGCCTCCCATGATGTTGAATGCGCTGCGTAGAGTGGAGAAGCGCGGCAATCGGGATGCTGCTCATACTCTTGCGCAGAATTCTGGGCAGGTTTTCCGCTATGGCGTCCAGACTGGCCGTTGCGAGCGCAACCCTATGCCTGATCTGCAAGGTGCACTGGAACCGGTGGTGGTCAAACACATGGCTGCTGTACTGGAGCCTGTGAAGGTCGGTGAGTTGTTGCGGGCTTTTGACAGCTACAACGGCCAACCTATCACAAAAGCCGCGCTGCAACTATCTGCGTTGCTATTCCAACGCCCCGCCAATATTCGTATGATGGAATGGAGTTGGGTGGACCTGGACAATGCCATGCTTACCATTCCATCTTCAGCGATGAAACGCACTGTAGCGCAGAAGTTGAATGGTAGACCACACTTTGTACCCTTGGCGCCTCAGGCAGTGGCGATCCTTAGGGAGATAAGACCGCTGACAGGTCACAGAGCGCACGTTTTTCCCTCTACCAGAGGAGAGGGAAGACCGATGTCTGATATGACCCTGACGGCTGCATTGCGTCGCTTGGGCTACTCCAGCGAGGAGATGACACCCCACGGCTTTCGTGCCATGGCTCGCACGTTGATGATTGAGCGCCTGCCAGGCATTCACGCTGACGTTATTGAGGCTCAACTCGCGCACGGTAAGTCCGGTCCGTTAGGCGCGGCCTATGACCGCGCCGAGTTCATGGAGCAGCGTCGAAAGATGATGAACGAGTGGGCAGACTACCTCGACAAGCTCAAGACCGGCTCTGAGCTAGTGCGGATGCAGGCATAA
- a CDS encoding helix-turn-helix transcriptional regulator, with the protein MSLAPQTVRPKAAAELLGIGISTLWRWAKDRPDFPKPRHLSMRCTIFDVAELLNWRDAQVKEGV; encoded by the coding sequence ATGAGTCTCGCCCCCCAAACTGTCCGTCCCAAGGCAGCCGCCGAACTGTTGGGCATCGGTATCTCAACCCTCTGGCGCTGGGCCAAAGACCGCCCTGACTTTCCCAAGCCTCGCCACCTGAGCATGCGCTGCACCATCTTCGATGTAGCTGAGTTGCTCAATTGGCGCGACGCACAGGTAAAGGAGGGGGTGTAA
- a CDS encoding DUF927 domain-containing protein, which translates to MDADIKARPIALVHDQPEQTESLIPGENERPCFRVFEGWFKHDGAKLRPGVWYFSITPSKKKDEPPALTQQWICSPLYIEAVTTDEHGSNFGRQLRFKTTLGQWRTWAMPMELLRADGADLRGELLYMGLEIDPGQHQMLGRYLQALTPETRIRCVTQTGWATEHAFVLPAEVIGPDASGVVFQSGERLSDEYVIKGLLAEWQQNVAALAIGNPLLMLAICAAFAGPVLSRVNADSGGMHLVGDSSTGKTTAIDAACSVWGGPGFRRSWRATSNGMEGVAALFNDSLLALDEISECDAKEVGAIVYSLGNGRGKQRASRTGAARAVNRWRCSVLSTGERTIGTSMAEGGYRQKAGQTVRLLDVPAQRTYGAWDDLHGYSSGAAFSDALKNACKAHHGHAGPQFLRALTGDADTDFSEALQAIKAVPQFVAAPGDGQAARAAERFAVLALAGELAAGYGVAPWRPGQPTQAAAECFRAWLAQRGTTDGNLERTQVLEKIQGFIERHGDSRFSAIDADPERAMLIRDRAGWHEHTTAGRIYLFTASGMKEALTGFDLKRGLDVLEDVGALPKPGADGKRSILRRISGDRVRVYTVNTALLGT; encoded by the coding sequence TTGGATGCTGACATTAAGGCACGCCCTATTGCGCTGGTGCACGATCAGCCAGAACAAACCGAGTCGCTGATTCCCGGTGAGAACGAGCGCCCCTGCTTCCGGGTATTTGAGGGCTGGTTCAAGCATGACGGCGCCAAGTTGCGTCCGGGCGTTTGGTATTTCAGTATCACACCCTCCAAGAAAAAAGACGAACCCCCGGCTTTAACGCAACAATGGATCTGCAGTCCTCTGTACATCGAAGCGGTCACCACCGATGAGCATGGCAGCAACTTTGGGCGCCAATTGCGCTTCAAGACTACGTTGGGCCAGTGGCGCACCTGGGCCATGCCCATGGAGCTGCTGCGTGCAGACGGCGCTGATTTGCGCGGTGAGCTGTTGTACATGGGCTTGGAAATCGACCCAGGCCAGCATCAAATGCTGGGGCGCTATTTGCAGGCGCTTACCCCGGAAACGCGCATTCGCTGTGTCACGCAAACCGGCTGGGCCACCGAGCATGCATTTGTGCTGCCGGCCGAGGTGATCGGCCCCGATGCCAGCGGCGTGGTCTTCCAGTCTGGCGAGAGGCTCAGCGATGAATACGTAATCAAGGGCTTGCTTGCAGAATGGCAGCAGAACGTGGCAGCACTGGCGATCGGCAATCCCCTGCTGATGCTGGCCATCTGCGCGGCATTTGCTGGCCCGGTGCTGAGTCGCGTCAACGCCGATAGCGGAGGCATGCATTTGGTGGGTGACTCCTCCACTGGCAAGACTACGGCCATCGATGCTGCCTGCTCGGTATGGGGAGGCCCGGGCTTCCGGCGTTCCTGGAGGGCCACCAGCAACGGCATGGAGGGCGTGGCAGCGCTGTTCAATGATTCACTGCTGGCACTGGACGAAATCAGTGAATGCGATGCGAAGGAGGTGGGGGCCATTGTCTACAGCCTGGGCAATGGACGGGGCAAGCAACGAGCCTCGCGCACTGGCGCGGCCCGCGCGGTGAATCGCTGGCGCTGCAGCGTCCTGTCCACCGGTGAGCGCACTATCGGCACCAGCATGGCAGAGGGGGGTTACCGCCAGAAGGCGGGCCAGACGGTGCGTTTGCTGGATGTGCCTGCCCAGCGCACGTATGGAGCCTGGGATGATCTGCACGGCTATTCCTCCGGCGCAGCATTCAGCGATGCACTCAAAAATGCCTGTAAAGCACACCATGGCCACGCCGGGCCGCAGTTCCTGCGCGCGCTGACGGGTGATGCAGACACAGATTTTTCTGAAGCACTGCAAGCTATCAAGGCCGTGCCGCAGTTTGTGGCTGCGCCCGGCGATGGGCAGGCCGCACGTGCGGCAGAGCGTTTTGCCGTGCTGGCACTGGCCGGAGAGTTGGCTGCAGGCTACGGCGTGGCACCCTGGCGACCCGGTCAGCCCACCCAGGCCGCTGCTGAATGCTTCCGTGCCTGGTTGGCCCAGCGCGGCACGACGGACGGCAACCTGGAGCGCACGCAGGTGCTGGAGAAAATACAGGGCTTCATCGAACGCCACGGCGACAGCCGTTTTAGCGCGATTGACGCGGATCCCGAACGTGCCATGTTGATCCGCGATCGCGCTGGCTGGCATGAGCACACCACTGCTGGCCGAATCTACCTGTTTACGGCCAGCGGCATGAAGGAAGCATTGACTGGCTTTGACCTGAAACGGGGATTGGATGTGCTGGAGGATGTGGGGGCGTTGCCAAAACCTGGGGCGGACGGCAAACGCTCTATTTTGCGACGTATTAGTGGTGATCGTGTGCGCGTATACACCGTCAATACTGCCCTGTTGGGCACATAG
- a CDS encoding helix-turn-helix domain-containing protein, translated as MTPLPQRIKEARLKAGLSQEQLGIRIGLEPESASTRMNRYELGKRTPDFGLMTRIAAELNFPTTYFYAEAEDEATLLVAFYRMAPASKKKILEAALAES; from the coding sequence ATGACACCACTACCCCAAAGAATCAAGGAAGCGCGGTTGAAGGCTGGACTTTCGCAGGAACAGCTGGGAATCAGAATTGGACTTGAGCCCGAGTCAGCAAGTACGCGGATGAATAGATACGAGTTGGGCAAGAGAACGCCGGATTTCGGCCTGATGACCCGGATTGCCGCCGAACTGAATTTCCCTACCACCTACTTCTATGCAGAAGCAGAGGATGAGGCCACGTTGCTAGTTGCCTTCTATCGAATGGCTCCAGCATCGAAAAAGAAGATATTGGAGGCAGCATTAGCTGAGTCTTAA
- a CDS encoding NUDIX hydrolase has protein sequence MTAVYHPRPDEKGNSVLIRHPSLATPSSSWADPVITAIFVPDGKVPLKLNGIAMNSWGPSKDFGAWEIPAEGMEDYAEPEFICSKSLQPAAGAVILEPDGRVWLVEPTNRFGGYQYTMPKGRTDGKSLRATALVEVYEETGLAIELTHWLCDVDRSITRTRFYLAKRIGGSPAACGWETQACVLAPVTALSQLLTHPGDRQVLDALVVTLEG, from the coding sequence ATGACTGCTGTTTATCATCCTCGCCCTGACGAAAAAGGCAATTCGGTTCTCATTCGTCATCCGTCATTGGCGACGCCTTCATCCTCTTGGGCAGATCCTGTCATTACGGCGATTTTTGTTCCCGATGGTAAGGTGCCCTTGAAGCTGAATGGCATTGCAATGAATTCATGGGGCCCTTCAAAGGATTTTGGTGCGTGGGAAATACCCGCCGAGGGTATGGAAGATTATGCCGAGCCAGAATTCATTTGCTCCAAGAGCCTCCAGCCTGCTGCTGGAGCTGTCATCTTGGAACCGGATGGGCGCGTATGGCTCGTTGAGCCGACGAATAGATTTGGTGGCTATCAGTACACCATGCCCAAAGGCCGAACCGATGGTAAAAGCCTTAGAGCGACAGCTTTGGTGGAGGTATACGAAGAGACCGGCCTTGCCATCGAACTCACGCATTGGCTTTGTGATGTTGACCGTAGCATAACGCGCACGAGGTTCTATTTGGCAAAGCGTATTGGCGGTAGTCCAGCAGCATGCGGATGGGAGACGCAGGCCTGTGTATTGGCTCCAGTCACAGCGCTGAGTCAATTGCTTACGCATCCCGGAGACAGGCAGGTGTTGGATGCGTTAGTAGTAACGCTAGAAGGATAG
- a CDS encoding DUF3455 domain-containing protein gives MKHLPTRSLAALCVSALGLTACSSMSTHSTYSQAELPATVQVPAGHKVAMETVGVGQITYECRAKKDKATEHEWVFVGPDAKLQTRSGTVIGKYWGPPATWENHDGSKVTATQVAVAPAGTGNIPLQLVKANPASGMGAMQGVTYIQRVATKGGVAPSMACDASNLGSKQVVQYQADYIFWKAV, from the coding sequence ATGAAACATCTACCAACCCGCTCTCTGGCCGCCCTTTGCGTATCAGCGCTGGGCCTGACTGCCTGCTCATCCATGTCTACGCATTCCACCTACTCACAAGCCGAACTCCCAGCCACCGTGCAGGTGCCTGCTGGACACAAGGTGGCCATGGAAACCGTCGGCGTTGGCCAAATCACCTATGAGTGCCGAGCCAAGAAAGATAAGGCTACCGAGCACGAATGGGTGTTTGTCGGCCCTGATGCCAAGCTGCAAACGCGAAGTGGCACGGTCATCGGCAAATACTGGGGCCCACCAGCCACTTGGGAGAATCATGATGGCTCCAAAGTCACTGCGACACAGGTTGCAGTGGCTCCCGCTGGTACTGGCAACATCCCACTGCAGCTGGTCAAGGCCAATCCGGCCAGTGGCATGGGAGCCATGCAAGGTGTGACCTATATCCAGCGCGTAGCAACCAAAGGGGGCGTTGCACCAAGCATGGCCTGTGACGCCAGCAATCTGGGCAGCAAACAGGTTGTGCAGTATCAAGCCGACTATATTTTCTGGAAAGCGGTCTAA
- a CDS encoding ferritin-like domain-containing protein, protein MSINLFEGRSSPMASRRGFLGTTGTLSAVAVAMLAGNEALAQGMGNDPAKDVSILNVALGLEHEAINAYQLGAGSGLLQKPVLDVALLFQSHHKAHRDALIATIQKMGGKPIAEASMQTYAESLKAATLKSQADVLALAARLELGATNAYLGVIPAFESRDLAKVAGRLAADETMHYTALISALGRTLPSNALSFGA, encoded by the coding sequence ATGAGTATCAATCTGTTTGAAGGTCGTTCTTCCCCCATGGCCTCGCGTCGTGGATTTCTGGGCACCACAGGCACCTTGTCAGCCGTGGCAGTTGCCATGCTCGCCGGCAACGAGGCCCTGGCACAGGGTATGGGCAACGATCCGGCCAAGGATGTCTCTATCCTCAACGTGGCCCTGGGACTGGAACACGAAGCCATCAATGCCTACCAACTGGGGGCTGGCAGCGGTCTGCTGCAAAAGCCTGTGCTGGATGTGGCCTTGCTGTTCCAGAGCCACCACAAAGCCCACCGAGATGCCCTGATCGCGACCATTCAGAAAATGGGAGGCAAACCGATAGCCGAAGCCTCCATGCAGACCTACGCTGAGTCTCTGAAGGCCGCCACCCTCAAAAGCCAAGCCGATGTACTGGCGCTGGCAGCAAGGCTGGAGCTTGGGGCGACCAACGCTTACCTCGGCGTCATTCCCGCTTTTGAGAGTCGTGACCTGGCCAAGGTGGCAGGACGTCTGGCGGCCGACGAAACCATGCACTACACCGCACTGATTTCGGCTTTGGGCCGCACTTTGCCCAGCAACGCCTTGTCCTTTGGGGCCTGA
- a CDS encoding RNA polymerase sigma factor, with protein MSANTPDSELMELLDRIAAREQAALKLLYDRTASRLYGLALRIVGNKEWAEDVLQDSFLGIWRSAGTYRDSLSPPLAWMGMLVRSRALDFLRRRRAERLHLNVPIDDVEELLQDREAQSPMQWVEASEQAAVLHQCLQKLEQPQRQVVSLAYLRDLSHSELASHLKLPLGTVKTWVRRSLEQLRKCMARHV; from the coding sequence ATGAGCGCCAATACACCGGACAGTGAACTGATGGAACTACTCGACCGCATAGCAGCCCGGGAGCAGGCCGCTCTCAAGCTTTTGTACGACCGGACCGCTTCGCGGCTGTATGGGCTTGCTTTGCGCATCGTTGGCAACAAGGAATGGGCCGAGGATGTGCTGCAAGACAGCTTTTTGGGTATCTGGCGCAGCGCGGGAACTTACCGGGACTCGCTCAGCCCGCCTCTGGCTTGGATGGGCATGCTGGTACGCAGCCGCGCGCTGGACTTTCTGCGCCGGCGTAGAGCCGAGCGCCTGCATCTCAATGTTCCGATCGATGACGTTGAAGAGTTGCTACAGGACAGGGAGGCGCAAAGCCCGATGCAATGGGTGGAGGCCAGTGAGCAAGCTGCAGTACTGCACCAGTGCCTACAAAAGCTGGAGCAGCCCCAGCGCCAAGTGGTGAGCTTGGCCTATCTGAGGGATTTAAGCCATAGTGAATTGGCCAGCCATCTGAAGTTGCCGCTGGGGACCGTCAAAACTTGGGTGCGCCGCAGCCTAGAGCAACTGCGCAAATGCATGGCGCGCCATGTTTGA
- a CDS encoding anti-sigma factor, with protein MNLTRNPELLDRLAAAYALGTLRAGARRRFEQLAREFPQVRAAALLWQGRWSAFSEVQEPVAPDEAVWIRIDNLLQAEKNNAKLAQQRDAAPKSPGRALAWWRGLALAGSLTAAGAISVGLWSHQGLQQASQQQLASLQTQLQIAQTALQEVPQIQYVAVLADGKADASMLVTFDPRHSQLVLQRVSGFKEAENKSLQLWALPQQGAPRSLGVMGEGKLEQLTAQETDVKAIPVLAISLEPKGGVPSSMGPTGPVLFKGALIRRDL; from the coding sequence ATGAATCTGACCCGAAACCCTGAACTGCTGGACCGCCTGGCTGCAGCCTACGCACTCGGTACGCTGCGCGCAGGGGCTCGTCGGCGCTTTGAGCAACTCGCTCGCGAGTTCCCCCAGGTGCGGGCTGCTGCCCTGTTGTGGCAAGGCCGCTGGTCTGCTTTCTCCGAGGTGCAAGAGCCGGTAGCGCCCGATGAGGCGGTCTGGATTCGCATCGACAATCTGCTGCAAGCCGAAAAGAACAACGCCAAGCTTGCGCAGCAACGCGATGCTGCGCCCAAGTCGCCAGGGCGCGCGCTGGCATGGTGGCGCGGATTGGCCTTGGCAGGTAGCTTGACCGCTGCGGGTGCTATATCGGTGGGCTTGTGGTCCCATCAAGGGCTTCAACAGGCCTCACAGCAGCAACTGGCTTCGCTGCAAACCCAACTTCAGATAGCGCAGACCGCATTGCAGGAGGTGCCCCAGATTCAATATGTAGCGGTGTTAGCCGATGGCAAAGCCGATGCGTCCATGCTGGTGACGTTCGACCCCCGGCACAGCCAGTTGGTTTTGCAGCGCGTGAGCGGTTTTAAGGAAGCAGAGAATAAATCTCTGCAACTGTGGGCATTGCCTCAACAAGGCGCGCCACGTTCTTTGGGCGTTATGGGGGAAGGCAAACTGGAGCAACTCACGGCGCAGGAAACCGATGTGAAAGCGATTCCAGTGCTGGCTATCAGTCTTGAGCCCAAAGGCGGCGTACCCAGCTCGATGGGGCCGACTGGTCCAGTGCTGTTCAAGGGGGCACTCATTCGCCGGGATCTTTAA
- a CDS encoding helix-turn-helix transcriptional regulator: MIATCLRELSIGDIAHRWRFRTRHISRTFRARYGKTPTQHRRMLGEVVQVSPHNRLSELHPKSWTSIQTMGWGIRFAWKSTIKRSSADCCKVGGVPN, encoded by the coding sequence CTGATTGCGACGTGCCTGCGCGAGCTATCAATAGGCGACATCGCACACCGCTGGAGGTTTCGGACCAGGCACATTTCGCGCACATTTCGCGCACGATACGGGAAGACGCCAACGCAGCATCGACGCATGCTTGGAGAAGTTGTACAGGTTTCCCCACACAACCGCCTCAGTGAACTGCACCCCAAGAGTTGGACATCAATCCAAACGATGGGGTGGGGGATCAGGTTTGCGTGGAAATCAACAATCAAGCGATCGAGCGCAGATTGCTGCAAAGTTGGCGGAGTCCCCAATTAA